The genomic window GACTGAATAATCACACCGAAGTATAATCCACTATAAGTAATGTATCTATTTTTAATTAACAAAAAAGTTAACTATAAGGAGAGTGCACATGGGAACGAGAAAAAAAGCAAACATGACAATTGATCCTTCATTTGTTATTGGGGAGATTGATCCGAGAATCTATGGATCCTTTATTGAACACTTAGGTCGAGCTGTATACGGAGGTGTCTATGAACCTGATCATGCTTCTGCAACAAAAGAAGGTTTCCGTCAAGATGTATTGGATTTAGTCAAAGAACTACACGTACCAATTGTTAGATATCCGGGTGGAAATATGGTTTCCGGCTACAATTGGGAGGACGGTGTTGGACCGCTTGAAAATCGGCCAAAAAAGCTTGAGCTTGCTTGGCGTGTGCTTGAGCCGAATTATGTTGGGACGAACGAATTTGCCACTTGGGCAAAACAGGCAAATGCCGAAGTTATGATGGCTGTGAACCTTGGTACGCGGGGCGTCGATGCTGCTCGTAATTTGCTCGAATATTGCAATCATCCTGAAGGAAGTTATTACAGTGATCTTCGCGCAAGTCATGGATATAAGCAACCACATCGTATTAAGACGTGGTGCTTGGGAAATGAAATGGATGGACCTTGGCAAATTGGGCATAAAACAGCAGAGGAGTACGGTAGACTTGCAAATGAAACAGCAAAAGCAATGAGGCTTGTTGACCCGTCGATTGAATTAGTTGCTTGTGGCAGTTCAAATATTGATATGCCGACATTTCCTGAATGGGAGGCAACGACCCTTGAACATACGTACGAAGAAGTTGACTATATTTCTTTGCATCAATATTACGGCAATACATCGAATGATTCAGCAAGTTATTTAGCGAAAACACTTGAGATGGATCGATTTATAGAAACCGTTATTGCTACATGTGATTATATAAAAGCAAAGAAGCGCAGCAAAAAAACGATGTATCTTAGCTTTGATGAATGGAATGTTTGGTATCACTCGCGAGAAGCAGATAGTAAAATGGAACCTTGGTCAATCGCTCCGCCACAGTTGGAAGATGTCTACAACTTTGAAGATGCACTTTTAGTGGGATCGATGTTAATGAGCTTTTTAAAGCGGGCGGATCGAGTCAAAATGGCTTGCTTAGCACAGCTTGTTAATGTCATAGCGCCGATTATGACAGAAAACGGCGGACCGGCATGGCGTCAAACCATTTTTTATCCATACATGCATGTGTCTGTATTTGGAAGAGGCGTGTCGCTGCAGCCAGTTGTACAGACTCCTCATTACGATACAAAAGCGTACACAGATGTGCCGCAGCTTGATACAGCAGTTGTCTATAACGAAGAGAGCGAGCAACTAACCATTTTTGGCTTAAATCGCCATCTAGATGATTCTTTAACGGTGACGATTGATGTTCGTGGATTTGAATCGTATCAGATTAAAGAGCATATTGTTCTTGAAAACAAGGATTTGAAAGCGGTTAATACGAAGAGGAATGAACAAGTTAAGCCGCATTCAAATGGAGATGCAAAAGTTGGAGACGGTAAAGTAACTGCTCATTTTTCTGCGGCTTCGTGGCATGTCATACGTCTAGAAAAAAGATCATAATTAGCAGCTCGTTCGCATTTCTTTATTTGTAAGCGCTATCTTTTTTTAAATGATGAAGAAAAGAGGTCGTTTCAATGAAGCATTCCAAGTACTGGATCGTTGCGGCATGTGCGGTTGCGCTGTTGAGCGGTTGTACACGCTCAGCTGACACAATGGCAGATGGAAGAATAAAGCTCGATTATTGGGTGTTCCTGTCAGGCGGGGATTTGTCCTACATGGAAGCGATTGTTGACGAGTATAACAGCAGTCAAGATGAAGTCTATGTTGACATCATTTTGCAGGATTGGGATGACTATTACACCAAGATTGTTACGAGCGTAGCAGCTGATCGTGGACCGGATATTGGCATTTCCCATGCGGCTTCCTTGCCACAGTTAATGAATCAAGGACTGTTGCAGCCGGTTGAGGAGATGATGACGGGAGCTGGGTTAGATTTTAATCGGTTCCCTGAGAATATTCGTGATGCCGTCGAAGTAGAGGATGAGCTCTATGCTGTTCCAATTGATACACACCCATTTATTCTCTATATCAATACAGATTTAGCAGAAGAAGCGGGTTTGCTGAATGAGCAAGGACTGCCTGAGATCGAGTCGACTCCAACGGGATTATCGGATTATTTTGCGGCAGCGAAAGAAGCGCTCCCTGATAAGACCCCATTAGCCATTTCAACAGGAGGTGTCGATACGTATCGGTGGTGGTGGACCGTCTACTTCCAAATGGGTGGAACTCCAATCTTCTCAGATGATTTGCGTGAACCTGAAATTACATTAGATCGAGACATAGCAATTCAAGCTGCGGAATACATTCATAATTTCTTCGGAGATGTTATCCCGATGCATATTGGTGATTTTTATGAAACCTTTCAGGCTGGAAACGCCGTTGGGATGATGACGGGTGTATGGGCAACGGGCATCTGGGAAGCTGCTGATCTAAATTTTACGGCCATGCCAATTCCTCAATCATTTGATGTTGAAGCTGCCCAAGGTGACGCACATACATTGATTGTTCCGATTAAAGAAGAACAATCTTCTGAGCGAAAACAAGCGATTGCTGAATTTATTTCGTTCGTTAGCGATGAAGGGGCTGAGTGGGCGAAGGCAGGTCATATACCCGCTCGAACCGATGTGGTAGAGTCATCTGAATTCCAAGACCAGCCGTTTCGCGCAGATTATGCGGAGGTCGCATCAAAGGTCGTGTTTACAAACAAAACGATTTATCAAAATCCAGCTGAAACAGACATGATTCGTGCGCTAGATGAGATTATGAGCAATCGCCTAACGCCAGAAGCTGGAATTGATCAAATGTTGAAGGCTCTTGCTGTAACGACAAGACAATAAGCTGTGGCAAGTACCCGCTGAGGAGGGCATGAAATGAAAAAGTTAACGTGGAAAGACGATCTCCGTCCCGTTCCGTTTTTGCTTGCTTTCTTTGTTGCTTATGTGCTTTTTACGATTTACCCAATCTTTAAAGGGATGCAGATGAGCTTCTTTAATTGGACGTTAATTGAACAGCAAGAGTTTATTGGGATGACCCATTACATCAATGTGTTAAGTGATCCGAATTTCTGGGAAGCATTTGGAAACACCTCATTATTCGTTCTGTTGTCAACGCCGACAATGGTCATTCTTGCTTTAGGGCTAGCGCTAATGGCGAATTTAAATACGCGCCTGCAAACGTTTTTTCGGGGCTCGTTCTTTATCCCAAGCATTTTGAGTGTATCGGTTATCTCGTTTGTCGCGATCTTCATGCTTCAGCCATACACCGGCGTTGTGAATAATCTCTTACAGGCCGTCGGTCTTGATGCAGAACCGTTTTGGCTAGCGACCCCTTCACTTGCTTGGGTGAGTATTATCGCAGTCACGCTCTGGTGGA from Shouchella hunanensis includes these protein-coding regions:
- a CDS encoding alpha-N-arabinofuranosidase — its product is MGTRKKANMTIDPSFVIGEIDPRIYGSFIEHLGRAVYGGVYEPDHASATKEGFRQDVLDLVKELHVPIVRYPGGNMVSGYNWEDGVGPLENRPKKLELAWRVLEPNYVGTNEFATWAKQANAEVMMAVNLGTRGVDAARNLLEYCNHPEGSYYSDLRASHGYKQPHRIKTWCLGNEMDGPWQIGHKTAEEYGRLANETAKAMRLVDPSIELVACGSSNIDMPTFPEWEATTLEHTYEEVDYISLHQYYGNTSNDSASYLAKTLEMDRFIETVIATCDYIKAKKRSKKTMYLSFDEWNVWYHSREADSKMEPWSIAPPQLEDVYNFEDALLVGSMLMSFLKRADRVKMACLAQLVNVIAPIMTENGGPAWRQTIFYPYMHVSVFGRGVSLQPVVQTPHYDTKAYTDVPQLDTAVVYNEESEQLTIFGLNRHLDDSLTVTIDVRGFESYQIKEHIVLENKDLKAVNTKRNEQVKPHSNGDAKVGDGKVTAHFSAASWHVIRLEKRS
- a CDS encoding extracellular solute-binding protein, with product MKHSKYWIVAACAVALLSGCTRSADTMADGRIKLDYWVFLSGGDLSYMEAIVDEYNSSQDEVYVDIILQDWDDYYTKIVTSVAADRGPDIGISHAASLPQLMNQGLLQPVEEMMTGAGLDFNRFPENIRDAVEVEDELYAVPIDTHPFILYINTDLAEEAGLLNEQGLPEIESTPTGLSDYFAAAKEALPDKTPLAISTGGVDTYRWWWTVYFQMGGTPIFSDDLREPEITLDRDIAIQAAEYIHNFFGDVIPMHIGDFYETFQAGNAVGMMTGVWATGIWEAADLNFTAMPIPQSFDVEAAQGDAHTLIVPIKEEQSSERKQAIAEFISFVSDEGAEWAKAGHIPARTDVVESSEFQDQPFRADYAEVASKVVFTNKTIYQNPAETDMIRALDEIMSNRLTPEAGIDQMLKALAVTTRQ
- a CDS encoding carbohydrate ABC transporter permease, whose product is MKKLTWKDDLRPVPFLLAFFVAYVLFTIYPIFKGMQMSFFNWTLIEQQEFIGMTHYINVLSDPNFWEAFGNTSLFVLLSTPTMVILALGLALMANLNTRLQTFFRGSFFIPSILSVSVISFVAIFMLQPYTGVVNNLLQAVGLDAEPFWLATPSLAWVSIIAVTLWWTVGFNMILFLTALQGIPEELYEAAEVDGATRQQMFWQITLPQLLPIGRLILLLQVLASFKVFAQILLITDGGPGTTTRPIILYIYEMGFQRYDLGYAAAMSYLLFMVLLVLSVIQLRLGGKEGRML